A single window of Paenibacillus sp. SYP-B4298 DNA harbors:
- the dnaB gene encoding replicative DNA helicase → MNPDLMFERVPPQNMEAEQAVLGSILLQSEALITAMERIRSEDFYSTPHQLIYEAMVELGEGNQPIDLVTLTAYLQDRQQLEEVGGVSYLAKLAGGVPTAANIDYYAQIVEEKSMYRRLIRTATQIVTNGYAATDDIGLLLSEAEQKIMEISNRRASSGFISIRDVLMEVFERVEHLYSNKGGATGIPSGFTDLDKMTSGFQRNDLIIVAARPSVGKTAFALNIAQNVGVRARETVAIFSLEMSAAQLVQRMICAESNVDAGRMRTGYLEGDDWEKLTMAIGSLSEAEIYIDDTPGITVADIRAKCRRLKKEKGLGMILIDYLQLIQGRGKAGENRQQEVSEISRTLKQIARELEVPVIALSQLSRGVEQRQDKRPMMSDLRESGSIEQDADIVAFLYRDDYYDKESEKKNIIEIIIAKQRNGPVGTVELAFLKNFNKFVSLDRTHQEPGAAS, encoded by the coding sequence ATGAACCCGGATCTAATGTTTGAACGTGTACCACCGCAAAATATGGAAGCCGAGCAGGCCGTGCTCGGCTCTATTTTGCTGCAAAGCGAAGCGTTGATCACCGCGATGGAGCGCATCCGCAGTGAGGATTTCTATAGTACGCCGCATCAGTTGATCTATGAAGCGATGGTGGAGCTGGGGGAGGGCAACCAGCCGATCGATCTGGTGACGCTGACAGCCTATCTGCAGGATCGTCAGCAACTGGAGGAGGTCGGCGGCGTCAGCTATCTGGCGAAGCTGGCAGGCGGGGTGCCGACGGCTGCCAATATCGACTATTATGCCCAGATCGTCGAGGAGAAGTCGATGTACCGGCGGCTGATCCGCACCGCGACGCAGATTGTGACCAATGGCTATGCTGCGACGGACGATATTGGGCTTCTGCTCAGCGAGGCCGAGCAGAAGATTATGGAGATCTCCAACCGGCGGGCGTCCAGCGGCTTTATCTCGATTCGCGATGTGCTGATGGAAGTGTTCGAGCGGGTGGAGCATCTGTACTCCAACAAGGGCGGGGCCACCGGTATTCCGTCCGGCTTCACCGATCTGGATAAGATGACCTCCGGCTTCCAGCGCAATGATCTGATTATCGTTGCTGCCAGGCCGTCGGTAGGGAAGACCGCGTTCGCGCTCAATATTGCCCAGAATGTCGGCGTGCGCGCAAGAGAGACCGTGGCAATCTTCAGTCTGGAGATGTCGGCAGCACAGTTGGTGCAGCGGATGATCTGCGCAGAGTCCAATGTAGATGCGGGACGGATGCGCACCGGGTATCTGGAGGGAGATGACTGGGAGAAGCTGACGATGGCGATCGGCTCGCTCTCAGAGGCAGAAATCTACATCGATGACACCCCCGGCATCACCGTGGCCGATATTCGCGCCAAGTGCCGCCGTCTGAAGAAGGAGAAGGGGCTTGGGATGATTCTGATCGACTATCTGCAGTTGATTCAGGGTCGTGGCAAAGCGGGCGAGAACAGGCAGCAGGAGGTATCGGAAATCTCCAGAACGCTGAAGCAGATTGCCAGGGAGCTGGAGGTACCGGTGATTGCGCTGTCGCAGCTTAGCCGCGGCGTGGAGCAGCGGCAGGACAAGCGTCCGATGATGTCCGACCTGCGGGAGTCAGGCTCGATCGAGCAGGATGCCGACATCGTCGCATTTCTTTACCGGGATGATTACTATGATAAGGAATCGGAGAAAAAAAATATTATTGAGATCATCATAGCCAAGCAGCGGAATGGCCCTGTAGGCACGGTAGAGCTCGCCTTTCTCAAGAACTTCAACAAGTTTGTGTCGCTCGATCGCACCCATCAGGAGCCTGGAGCAGCGTCCTGA
- the rplI gene encoding 50S ribosomal protein L9 — translation MKVIFLQDVKGQGKKGEVKEVSEGYARNFLLPKGLIKLASDGNLKTLEVQNAAEQKRKEKEKEDAEKLAARLGELKVIVKTKAGEGGRLFGAITSKQVAEALASQAGIKIDKRKIELEEPIRSLGVTQVAVKLHHEVKAKLHVHTVEE, via the coding sequence ATGAAGGTCATTTTCCTGCAGGATGTAAAGGGTCAAGGCAAGAAGGGCGAGGTTAAGGAAGTATCGGAGGGCTATGCGCGCAATTTTCTGCTGCCAAAAGGGCTGATCAAGCTGGCTTCGGATGGCAACCTGAAGACGCTGGAGGTACAGAACGCAGCGGAGCAAAAGCGCAAGGAGAAGGAGAAGGAGGATGCCGAGAAGCTGGCAGCTCGTCTGGGCGAGCTCAAGGTCATCGTGAAGACGAAGGCCGGCGAAGGCGGCAGACTGTTCGGCGCGATTACGAGCAAGCAGGTTGCTGAGGCGCTGGCGAGCCAGGCGGGCATCAAGATCGACAAACGCAAGATTGAGCTGGAGGAGCCGATTCGTTCGCTCGGCGTGACCCAAGTGGCAGTCAAGCTGCATCATGAGGTCAAGGCGAAGCTTCATGTGCATACTGTAGAAGAATAA